A region of Denticeps clupeoides chromosome 19, fDenClu1.1, whole genome shotgun sequence DNA encodes the following proteins:
- the fzd4 gene encoding frizzled-4, with protein MRWTSALDIALFSVLVLCGQLGVAHTFGEEDEMTCDPIRISMCQDLGYNVTKMPNLVGNVLQSDAELQLQTFTPLIQYGCSSQLKFFLCSVYVPMCTDKVPIPIGPCGSMCLSVKRKCLPVLNEFGFTWPDLLNCSLFPPQNDQNHMCMEGPADDEGPFHTVRAHQPLEEECQALGAGPDQYAWVKRSHGCALQCGYDAGLYRRRAKVFTDVWMAAWAVLCFISTTFTVLTFLVDSSRFSYPERPIIFLSMCYNIYSVAFVVRLTVGRERISCDLEEAAVPVLVQEGLKNTGCAIVFLLMYFFGMASSIWWVILTLTWFLAAGLKWGHEAIEMHSSYFHIAAWAIPAVKTIVILIMRLVDADDLTGMCYVGNQHLDALTGFVVAPLFTYLVIGTLFIAAGLVALFKIRSNLQKDGTKTDKLERLMVKIGVFSVLYTVPASCVIASYFYEISNWADFKQAARDSYMAAEMLRIFMSLLVGITSGMWIWSAKTLHTWQRCSNRLLSSGRTKRGKRAGDAWVKPVKGNETVV; from the exons ATGCGCTGGACCTCGGCCCTGGACATCGCGCTCTTCTCCGTCCTGGTCCTGTGCGGCCAGCTGGGGGTCGCGCACACTTTCGGCGAGGAGGACGAGATGACGTGCGACCCCATCCGGATCTCCATGTGCCAGGACCTGGGCTACAACGTCACCAAGATGCCCAACCTGGTGGGCAACGTGCTGCAGTCGGACGCCGAGCTGCAGCTCCAGACCTTCACCCCGCTGATCCAGTACGGCTGCTCCAGCCAGCTGAAG TTCTTCCTGTGCTCCGTTTACGTCCCCATGTGCACGGACAAGGTCCCCATCCCCATCGGACCCTGCGGCAGCATGTGCCTCTCGGTCAAGCGGAAGTGCCTGCCGGTCCTCAACGAGTTCGGCTTCACGTGGCCCGACCTGCTGAACTGCAGCCTGTTCCCTCCGCAGAACGACCAGAACCACATGTGCATGGAGGGCCCGGCCGACGACGAGGGGCCCTTCCACACCGTCCGCGCCCACCAGCCGCTGGAGGAGGAGTGCCAGGCGCTGGGCGCCGGGCCGGACCAGTACGCCTGGGTCAAGCGCAGCCACGGCTGCGCGCTGCAGTGCGGCTACGACGCCGGCCTGTACCGGCGCCGGGCCAAGGTGTTCACGGACGTGTGGATGGCGGCGTGGGCCGTGCTGTGCTtcatctccaccaccttcaccgTGCTGACCTTCCTGGTGGACTCGTCGCGCTTCTCGTACCCGGAGCGGCCCATCATCTTCCTCAGCATGTGCTACAACATCTACAGCGTGGCGTTCGTGGTGCGGCTGACGGTGGGCCGCGAGCGCATCTCCTGCGACCTGGAGGAGGCGGCCGTGCCCGTGCTGGTGCAGGAGGGCCTGAAGAACACCGGCTGCGCCATCGTCTTCCTCCTCATGTACTTCTTCGGCATGGCCAGCTCCATCTGGTGGGTCATCCTCACGCTGACGTGGTTCCTGGCCGCCGGGCTGAAGTGGGGCCACGAGGCCATCGAGATGCACAGCTCCTACTTCCACATCGCCGCCTGGGCCATCCCTGCCGTGAAGACCATCGTCATCCTCATAATGCGGCTGGTGGACGCCGACGACCTGACGGGGATGTGCTACGTGGGCAACCAGCACCTGGACGCGTTGACCGGCTTCGTGGTGGCGCCGCTCTTCACCTACCTGGTGATCGGCACGCTGTTCATCGCCGCCGGCCTGGTGGCGCTCTTCAAGATCCGCTCCAACCTGCAGAAGGACGGCACCAAGACGGACAAGCTGGAGCGGCTGATGGTGAAAATCGGCGTGTTCTCGGTGCTGTACACCGTGCCGGCGTCCTGCGTCATCGCCTCCTACTTCTACGAGATCTCCAACTGGGCCGACTTCAAGCAGGCGGCGCGCGACTCCTACATGGCGGCCGAGATGCTGCGCATCTTCATGTCCCTGCTGGTGGGCATCACCTCGGGCATGTGGATCTGGTCGGCCAAGACCCTGCACACGTGGCAGAGGTGCTCCAACCGGCTGCTGAGCTCGGGCAGGACGAAACGGGGCAAGCGGGCGGGGGACGCGTGGGTGAAGCCGGTGAAGGGCAACGAGACGGTGGTGTGA
- the LOC114769551 gene encoding uncharacterized protein LOC114769551: MARFLVSGRLLPLFAAALSLPRPGESSDTDTPKDIFGEIGGKITLYCNVSSPGKQNFLYWQKMQGDETTFINGYYENKDVEPHVPVKYKNHFRFNRPLGTLEILHLSLKDRGIYTCVTANQKSFSFNLILPDSVNYSRPEILLGRRNGEVVVNCSSSAGHPFRVPEWRLLPENSHTQWDVVDNGGWLDNVTDLWSVFSTVTLNCSRPLNISCSVGGAISKELSICHEHQDIMLIVAGTVMASMIFVALVVAVVKMRRVSYNRASNGPAAFPLRSTSPPLSGHGTGEEENSKLTQSC, translated from the exons ATGGCGCGGTTTCTG GTCAGTGGTCGCTTGCTGCCCTT GTTCGCTGCTGCTCTGTCGCTGCCGAGGCCGGGCGAGAGTTCAG atacagatacACCCAAAGACATCTTTGGTGAAATTGGTGGAAAAATCACGCTGTACTGTAACGTCTCAAGTCCGGGAAAACAGAACTTTCTCTACTGGCAGAAGATGCAGGGAGATGAGACCACGTTTATTAACGGATACTATGAGAACAAGGACGTGGAACCCCACGTTCCCGTGAAATACAAGAACCATTTCAGATTTAACAGGCCACTTGGAACTTTGGAAATATTGCACCTGAGTCTGAAGGACAGGGGGATCTACACATGCGTGACTGCGAACCAGAAGTCGTTCTCCTTTAACTTGATTCTTCCAGACTCAG TGAACTACAGTCGGCCAGAGATACTACTGGGTAGGAGGAACGGCGAGGTTGTGGTGAACTGCTCGTCATCCGCCGGTCACCCATTCCGGGTTCCGGAGTGGAGGCTGCTTCCTGAGAACAGTCACACTCAGTGGGACGTTGTGGACAACGGTGGTTGGCTGGACAACGTCACTGATTTGTGGAGCGTCTTCAGCACTGTTACACTGAACTGCTCCAGGCCGCTGAATATCAGCTGCTCTGTAGGGGGCGCCATCTCAAAGGAGTTGAGCATAT GCCACGAGCACCAGGACATCATGTTGATAGTGGCAgggaccgtcatggcttccatgATCTTTGTGGCTCTGGTGGTGGCCGTTGTGAAGATGAGGAGGGTTTCCTACAACAGAGCATCAAATG GTCCAGCTGCATTTCCTCTCAGGTCCACCTCACCCCCACTCAGCGGTCATGGCACAGGAGAGGAAGAGAATTCTAAACTGACTCAGTCCTGCTGA